TCTGCTGGGTACTTTCTCAATGTTATAGTCtgcaaataatattcaaatatcaTGCCTAAGTTTCACCATGAGCATACCTTGGTTTAACCTAAACAACACATTCACTAATAATACAATTTCTATACTCAAATTAACATGTgagtttgtttaaattaaatgcAAAATGATGTAACTGTAAGTGAATGAATTACTTGTAATATGTAGAAAGCAGAGAAGCCAGCACAGCCTATGAGGAGAAAACATGCACCGGTGAGCCAATGATTTCCAGAAGGGTCGTTCACATTCTCAGGCTGGCCAACGTTGGTGGCTGATGAGCCTGCAATATTAAGAATAGGACCTTTGTAGAGTGCCATTAGAAAAGCACCTCCAAGAGAAACCACAGTGCCAATCATTTTGGCTAAGCATCCAACCTCCTTAAGCTTCATACGTTCCAATCTGCTCAAATCAAATTGATACATAGTATTACAAATTAAGATTGTTTGTCCTTCTGTTTTACTATTACAATATCAATCATCATTTGCTCTAAGGTTTGATTCCCAAAATGTGTTAAGAGAAAACATCTTATTGGTTTAGTTATGTCCATTTTccattataattgatttataacatttatattaaaactagtttttcttttctctttcttaataaaataattttgttttttgttcaaaaaaaaaatactagttTTATGTTTAAGATGATTTTACTGTTAGTGTTATGTTGCTTTCAATTGATTAGGTCAATAATGgatatataaaaacatttatgatACAAACAGGGCTTAAATTTGATCATTTACTCCAAGAAATTAGTTTTTGTGATAAAATGTTGAAGTACTATTTTAGTTTCTGGACATTCGAATAATTTGATAGGAAGATATTTATTCTAATAGCTATTCCTAAAATTGGACATACAAAACCTAACATGGATAGAATTTACCATAtcaagaaaaaaacaaacataacagCATCAATCAATATTGAGATACAATAATAAATTGACTGagtttattaactattttttcttcctatagttaacaaaaaaaaattattattttatttcttgttatAGATTTTGGGTTTCTCTTAATTCATTGAGtcatttatcaattttatttatctctctctctctctctctctctctctctctatatatatatatatatatatatatatatatatatatatatatatatatatatataaaagatataataagcAAGCATCcttatcaaataatttaatttaagagttcatatatttttccttttttttttcttcatgcaAAAGACACTATAGATTAATTAATGGGTTTGGTGAAGAGATTAAGAAGGTGACACGCTTAACGGGATGTTAGAATGCGATGACATCGACTTATCACTACATCTACATGGtgtaaattaaatatacaataatcACCAACCCCATGCTCTTAGTAGTGGAATCTATGAAGGATATTCACTGCTACGTGTTTGGTTTATGATAATGTTATGCTCTTTTGTATGAATCAAGcaactaattatttaattaattaactaactAATTAACATGTGACATGGCTAATATCTTACATACCTAAAAATGATTGCTAGTACAAAGGTAATGGAGGGTACGGAATTCATCACCGCAGATGCAAATGATGCTGAGGTGTACTTCATTCCCAAGAAGGTGAAGCATTGATCAAGTATTATCCTGTAAtcaataaataacaattttaaaatttagcatattttttttgtaaaattgattgtatataaatatattattatataggCGATAATGATGGTAATTTCacgaaattattattttgatgcAAATTAGTATTTCtgataaaacttaaaaaaaaatggttatttGAAAAATGGTAGGTAAGTGGAATAGATGACGTTACTCGACAAAAGCCACTGCCATAAGCTCTGAAAATATCCGAATTGTCATCTTCGGCCTAACTTTCCTgcaaattaacataaaaatggATAAAGACTTTAGTTAATTAGCAACTCCAGTTAATTtactgtaatttttatattatagatttatgaATGATAAATTTGCTTGGtattaagaaatgaaaaaacgTTAATGatagttataaaatttaatataatagtgACATTGCATactattgtttttaaaattttatgttctAACAAgtgtagtaaaataaattattaatatttaatctttCAACATAGTAATCTTTcaatatgaaaatgaaaaaacgTTAATGATGCTTTCACAGGGCTCTGTTGTTAACATTATTCCTACCCTCAACTTTTTGTAGTGAAATGTGAAAGATGGAAAAACTTGATCGGATTTTGGTCTCTTCCACCAGCTACAGTTTGTTTAGGAATAATATtgtaaaagaagagaaagtgttGAAATTAATATCATAGTTGATGAATGACCAATGAATTTATAGTTTAAGTAtgagttaaatttaatatacttttaacttattatttttttaattttcttaaaaaaaagtgtttgttTTCTTATGAAAAacactttccaaataatgcataATTTATAAGCATTTAAATTCAACATTGTGTGACggttaaataaaaacatttttgtttaaatctcacattttaaaagaaaaagggaaagttttttcttttaagagaaagaaatgatCTAACTTTTTAGTTTCTGTATGTGCACTAAATAAAAAACAGATAAACTAGATACCACAAAACCAGAACCCACCATTGACGAGAACAACGAAAAGGTGGCCGGAAATTATGTTCATGAAAGGAAAAACATGTCCTAAAATTTCTATCATGGAACAAGCAAAACATGCGTATTGGTTTTGAAAATCATGGTATCAAAATATCTGGTTAAAATGATCTAACAAGAAGAGAGAAACCTTTCAAGAAAAAATGCGAATGGACCAAGAACTACAGTGGCGATGATATTGcgataaacaacaaaaacataatgGCTCATGCCCTTGTTGAGAGCATCCATGGTGATAAGGTACATGCCAGCAGACCCAAATTGCAAGCTCAATATTATGAGATATGCTTTTGCATTGCATAACCACTCATACACCTTCTTACAACATTCCATTGCACTTCAATCTGTAATCTCTCTCTCACAAaggtttctattttttttttctagtattgTGTCTGATGACTATGTTTGTGTGGTACTGAATCCAAGAAGCCAGGTTACCCTTCTCAGTATTTATACACAAACATGTTGCTTAATTACTTGTTAATTGATTTGTTTATTGCTTAATCGAAAATCCACTACAACAAAAATTGCGTGATGACTACAGAGTTTACTTTCCATGAAGTTGTGTGGCACAAGAGAGAAATAACTAATAAATAGTTGGTATTTGCAATTGACCAAGGTGTGCATTTTCTTTTATCAGATTCTATCTTAGGGTTCGAACATTatttcaaagaaaagaaaaaaaaaagaaaaaccattGGTGTGAAAAGATGTGtttcttttcatgtttattttttttttctcttcatgcaatGATGATGGTCAATTTAACGCAAACACTTCATTTTTGGAAGCTTTGATGAACTCTTTCCAATAACTTTAAGATAATTTGTCTTGTATTGCAGCACAAACTTAGTTGTGGGTTGATTGAGAATCCTATATAAAGAATCTATAGATGATTACACACATGCATTCCTCAACAATTATTACCATTAGCTTCCTTATACGAAATATGAATGGGGTTATGATTCtgtatttgaaaaaagaaaaaaaaaaaagcaccaCCAAAACACGAAATTGCAAtttgtcatattttattttttgtaattttgaatttttttattccatGGGACGTTTTAGGGTTCAACGTAACTGTCCAATCGACGTAAATTGAAGCCAAGGACATCCGttataaaatttgaagatttttttgcaagcaatttattctttttcatttctctttttcGCTATTACAgcgtttttttcttcttctctgatGATGGCAGCGACCCTATTTGTGACTGGATTGGTGATACAAAGGCTTTGTTCTTTCGTCTCTGAGTGATTTTGCTTTTGGGAGTTTTCTATCTGATTAAATTGTTATTCAGAGATTTTCCCGTCTAAacttccatttttcttttgaaattgatatCCTGATTATTTTTAGAATCTTAATCACTACAAATGTATGAACATTTCCATTGAATTATTGTTGCTTAATCTTGTTACTGTATTcatattatttacatatttaaattaattgttaaatgtttaattttaattattaaatgtttgacattaaaattttaaatttaaaatataaaaatagtaaaactgATCAGgagtaaattattatttttaatacgaATGAGtgatttaataattaaatcattagtgtgtttataatttttgaaataaaattatagataatttgtaaaatatattttaaaacaaatataggAAACTTTTATTTAGGTTGTTAATTATTCCATATTGGGAAGCAGAAATAACAAACAAAGTAGATTTGTCATTCGGTTGCCTCAATTAATTGCAAGACATTTGCTAAAGAGAAGATATAGGTTGATATAAATATCCATTCAGATGAGTTGGTAGGCCTAAATATTGCTAAGTTCAGTACACTAGTGCAGTAAGGGAAAatgacagcggttatttttgtCTATAAGTAGCGGTTTGTGAATCGAGTTATATACATGcgagacaaaaagtaaacaactttatgcctcggttgtgaacCGAGACAAAAAGGTGGAGGATTTCGCCTCGGTTTAAAAGAAACCGATGCAgtagatttttcatttttttattttttttttcagtagaATTTTATGCCTCGATaggaaccgaggcagtatgtcttttttttattttaagtttcatTGACAGGAGGATTTAAGGATTATTACTCTGTGTTTGAGGCCTGCATGGTTTAAAGAATACATTTTAGTTTCCACTTCGGCACAAATTTTTCCAATAGTGGAAATAGTCTCCATAGGATATAATCCCCGCAAAGTGTCTGCCCCTAGAACTATTGCATCACTACCTACACCataaaatggaaaaacaaaGTAAGATACAACCATTAATAAACACCATGAAGGTAGAAACAAGTAGTGAATCTAATGCTAGTGACTAGATAATTTACAGAGGATGATACCATCAGCTTCTCGCAATATCTCATCAAAATGAGTCAATCCCTGTTACAATTTACAAACAAAAGATGCAGTTCAAAAGCACACACACCAACAATCTTGCATTACTGCTTTCAATTTACAAACTGTACATGAGTTATACTTTTATAGATACATATATaggattaattaataattttccttgaaaggtaaaagaaaaaagaaaattccaaTAATCTACTTTATgaaacttcatcttcttctaatCTTGGCTGAACGGTTTGCATTAAAATGGATTGAATTGAAGATGAATTGAAGAAATAGAGTGTCCAGAAAACGCACCAGAAGAGGCTCCAGATTGGTAGGAAGCAGCGAGAGCGGTGGGGAAGTGCCGATGGAAGTAGTGGCCATGTTGCGGAAAGGAAAGAGAGTGggaaatttgagaaaggaatGGGAGAGAAGCCATGTTCATGATAAAGCCAACCAGATCCGACTCAATAGAACCTAACCAGATCCAACTCAAATTCAAGCCAAGCCAGCCCAAATACAAACTCCGAATCAAATTCAGAAAACCCTAGAGCTTTAAGAGAAGGGGGTCAGAAAGAAGGGGGCCGAAAGGAAGGGTAGGGAAAGGGCGGTGGGCGGTGGTGGCACGACAACAAGGGTAATGGAGGCGTGGCGAGAAATGAGTGAATGAGTGGTGATGGAGGCGCAGCAAGGGAGGGGAGCAGTGGTGGAGAATGCGACGGAGGCAGGGGGAGCGTCGCCACGGAGGCGCGACGAGCAGCGGCGGGGAGGAGCGGCAAGCAGTGGCAGCAATGGTAGAGatgcagaggaagaagaaagttgGATGCAGCAAAGCTTTTGGATGCTGCGGAGATAAAAGAAGAACGAAGAGCGCTTAGGGTTAATTgggaaaaatataaaagcaatTGCTTCGGTTCTCATTTTAACCGAAGTAATGAAACAATACTGCTCCGTTATTCACTGACCTGATGCCTAAACATGAATTATACGCCTCGGGTGCACacaaaaccgaagcataaaagcTTCGTTCAAACTTACAAAGGCCCTACTGCCTCGGGTCCAAGGGCAACCGATGCCAATATACACTTTATGCCTCGACTTCTCTTGAACCGAGGTCTATAAGGTCGCTGAAATtgcaaaaatgccaccgcgttttCATCTGTTTCGGTTTTCGTAAAACCGATGTCTATAGGGCGCAttagaaaatagtttttttactagtggtaGTTGTTTGGGACTCATAACTCGATAACATGTTTCTATTGTCATTGCTGCATGAGATGAGGTTGAAGAGACAAATAAAGATCTCAAGTTGCAAGATTTAGGTATATGAACACcacattatttaatttcattattaacCTACATTTAACCTAAATTGATTAATGTTTCATATGTTTCTTCttacaacaaaattttaacattcaGAACATTGAGGTGGTAAGGAAGAAGGTCTTATTTGCTATTGTCACTAGACGAAGGGATTGCAAAAATTTTCTAACACTAAGAATATGTGTTCGAAAATCATAAAGAATACATTGCTTGTGTTAAATATCAAAGGTCTGGATGTATTTTGGTGTCATTCGATTGATTGATTCTTGGCAAGTTAATTTTTTACAATTCTTATAATGACACagatttgtatttataatatttttttgtctcaatttttatttgtgttacAAGAAATAAGACTAGTTGCCCAAGACTAGAAGAAATTGACTGATGCACTCCACCTACTAGTGTGGAGGGTGTTATGATAGTGgtaagtgtaccaaatcgtacaagtaataaagtGAAAAGtccaaatatcatttttttcaaGAGATTTATGTAACACTCAAAAACTCTCATTATTCACAACTCAATTAGAtaacaaagttaaaaaaaatacagaaagaaattattttttattatttttttatcaaacagttagTGTGCAatagaaatttaatataaagtatttaCAATTCTCAAGACTATCTTTCATTCACTTCCTTCACATGCATTCACAAACATATCAATTCCAATTtcatgttaaaagaaaaataaatatactaaaatcCTATCCTTAAAGACTTTGGGCTTATGATAGCTCTTCAAAGTCCAATCCTTTAGATCATGAACAAGTAAAATCATGCATTAAGTTCAAGAATGATTAATATTACTAACGAAGAAAGCTCTATCTTGGATAAAATTTTCATTAGGTACTTAATTTCAATTATAGGTTCAAGAGACATTTTCAACACCTTAAGACCCATAATCAAGCCATGGGTGTTCAAGCCATGGGTGTTCAAGCCATGGGTGTTCAAGCCATAACAAATATTAAGCATAGAATTCAAATACTAACattgaaatgaaaaaacatatgtatTAATATCACACAATGTGCAAGACATTAGTTTATTACATCTAATATCAACTAATAGGTTTAGCTATCCATGTTGGAGAACTTAgggtttaaaaaattaaagaatatagAATAAATTGAAACCATAGATCAAAATCAAGGCTTCTCCTAATGGTACCTCCCATTTGCTTCTCCACCTCCAATTACATGATCTATTTTCCTCCTTAACACATAAGGGGCAAAATTTCCATGATCGAAGATGAAAACCCAAGGTGTAAGGCCtatgaaaagtaaaatattgaGAAGGGTGCTATGGTGTTAAGCTCGTTTTGCAACACCGAAAATATACCAACAAATATATTGGGTTGTTGTAGTAAACAAGTGTTGTATTCACAGGGATTTGACAAATATAACAATGTTTTAATCAGTTTGATATGATGTGAAACTGTTTTGATATAGAAAGTGAGAGTATAAAGGTTGAGAGTATTATCAAATCAATCTAGAACTCAATTTCAACAATCAAAAGAAGTGATCATAGTATTTAAAACCATGTTGAAGTTCGATTTCACAAATTCCACCTCTCTTGTATGATATCTTCCTTCAAGTATGAAACTTCAGGTGGAACAAGTCCTGTGAGTGCTCTTTATGGTACTCTAGGCCCATCTGGTACCTAAAGACTAGTATTTTTTTCTACTACTTAGTATAAAATTTGTCAATGACCGCATACCAAAGTACTTTGAAAATAGCACTTTTGTCGAGGATTAAAAAGTTTACGTAAGTTGTTAAACGCTCGACTTTAAAGATCAGTTCAAGCACTGAATTCTTTTTAGTAAATGCTATTCAATCGTCGAGAAGTGTTTGTTGTAGCATTTTGATAAAGCTTTCTCTTTAATAAAGAATCGTTTAATAATAGGagcttttatataaattaaaataaagtgcAACTGCAGGATTTGTAAGAGAAGAgtttaaagagaataaagaaataaaaacacgGTCATTTTTATACTGGTCCGCTCCACCGAACTACGTCCAGTCTCATTTAACACCTTAGAGGGTTCCattataatcttcaacaagattacaattgAGTATTCTCACTACTCCTAGTATCCCTAGTCACTCTAAGTAACCACTGTTACTTTGACTAGTACCGAGTTTCACTAACCCACGGTTGCGtaatattcttcaccactcctggtatccctagaCACTCTTGGTATCCCTGAGATACAAttgtctagttgagtttcacctaCTCCTAGTTTTCACTAGAGACACCTGGCTAGCTATCTTTTAAATCTACCaagattattctttttttctccttatttttttctttcttatctttTGCAATATATGGTGGATTGTTATAAAACCTATGCTTTTTAATAGATATTGCAGAGTTATGGATGAACGTTGCTTCTTCGTGGTTAAATCCTTCTCTTCATGGCTTGGGATTTCGAAAATCAATGAAcgattttttataaaatcgCAGGTGTGGATTCTTCCGCAAGTCATGGAACATAAGTTATTCCTAATGACATTCCTACTCTATAAATAGTGCACTTATGGTCATTCCAAAGAATAGAACAATTGTTCTCAAGCTCTCCTCATAGATAGCATCTTGAGCTTTTCTCCTTACGTTTCTTGATTTTCCcttcttttttattaacaaatatccTAGGTATCATTGATGGACAAATACACTTACTAGTTATGTTATCCTCAAATCTTTTGGGACATTTTTGTTGTGTCATAGGAGACTTGCGTAATATATTACGAATAAGTCTTTAAGAACAATAGATTTATACGCCTCAAGAAATATTCTTCATGTTTTTTGTAAGCCTTTTCCAACAGTTAACCTGCATATACAAAATGCATGGATTATAATCACAATGTAATCACGCTTAACAATGAAACTACACTACTAGTAAAAACAATAGATTTATACGTCTCAAGAAATATTCTTCATGTTTTTTGTAAGCCTTTTCCAACAGTTAACCTACATATACAAAATGCATGGATTATAATCACAATGTAATCACGCTTAACAATGAAACTACACTACTAGTAAAGTAAAACATTGAGAAATTGTAATGACCTGAGTTAAGGAAAGAAACACATAAATGTAATTCTATGGAATTAAAATGCAAGAATAAAACAAAGCAAAGCATAAATCATAGTCAAAATTCTTGTTTTAATGGGTGCAGTGACCTAAAATCCTGACTCAAGAAAACATCTTGAATAACAAGGCCCACAATAAGGTCATTTGGGTTCTCAATTAAAAACCATAATATCCagattttcatttaatattacaaGTAATTCAAGTAATTTGATTCTAAATTTAAGATAGAACAAACAGTACATAGTTTTGAAATgtaaattaagaataaaacgTTGAAAAAGTATAATGTGAGAATGGAAGACACAAACAatcaaaagaaattcttcaagaaa
This window of the Vigna angularis cultivar LongXiaoDou No.4 chromosome 7, ASM1680809v1, whole genome shotgun sequence genome carries:
- the LOC108337789 gene encoding WAT1-related protein At4g08290-like codes for the protein MECCKKVYEWLCNAKAYLIILSLQFGSAGMYLITMDALNKGMSHYVFVVYRNIIATVVLGPFAFFLERKVRPKMTIRIFSELMAVAFVEIILDQCFTFLGMKYTSASFASAVMNSVPSITFVLAIIFRLERMKLKEVGCLAKMIGTVVSLGGAFLMALYKGPILNIAGSSATNVGQPENVNDPSGNHWLTGACFLLIGCAGFSAFYILQTITLRKYPAEMSLATWVCFLGALQSGVLTIFMERNTHVWSVGWDSRILAYAYSGIVTSAIQFYVQGMVIKTTGPVFVTAFNPLRMIIVTALACIVLSEKLHLGSIMGGAVVVVGLYLVVWGKSKEQKKHSMPASPEKETLQRQQQLPLSVLRSDDNNNNKPQMVIIGDKNHDMEEGRTVNIENQQQ